The sequence below is a genomic window from Blastocatellia bacterium.
GTTAATTCGTTCGACCTCCGAGCACGCATCGAGTAATTGAAGGAGGCGAAGGGCGTAAATGGCGCCACTCGCACCCGTGATGGCAACAGTTATCGCCCGAGCACCCTCTTTTTGAGTCACGGCCCAAAATACTAGTGGTAGCTGAAGCGGTCTGTCAAGGAAGCGACAAACCGGCGGCACGACGCCAGTTGATCCTGCTCGTGCGAAGCTCACACCTATTGCTCAAGATGGCGTCTTTTTTCTGACGTCAAGTGAAAAAGTTGTTGCTCGTAGCGGTCATTTCTGCTACTATCAAAACGACAATTTGCAGAAAGTTCGAGTTCGGGATCGTGCTCTATGAAATGTCCACGTTGCGGCTTCGTGCAATCAGCAGCTCAGCAGACATGCCGATATTGCGGATCAAAGCTCTCTCCTTCGGTGCTCATCCCCTTCCCCAAAGTGCGTGGTGGTGCAGTGACGGAACAGGCTCCTACCCCCGCCGTACCGGAGTGGCGGGTGGAACTCCGTGAGCGTGTGCGAGCCATCCGGGCCCGTAAGGGATTACAGGTAAACCCTTCATCCGTTGAGCCGGGTCCAGCCCCATCGGTCCAAGCCCCTTCATCAGCGAAGAGGGAGCACGCCGATTCGGCTGTGCCTCAAAATCACCGGCCCGCTGATGGAAAAGAGCGTGGGCTCGCCGCCAGAGAGCAGGTTCCTGCGACGCCCAAAAGGTCGCTTATCGGAGATTCTCGAGAAGGGATTTCTCCGAGCAGACCGGTGCGCTCTTCCCCCGCACCCTCGCCCGAAACACTGACGGAACGACACCTGGATCGGGCGGAGGGATCGGCTTTGCTTGGGAGTATTCCCGCTTCAGTCAGGGCAGAGCCGACGTATGAACCTGGTAGCGCTCGGAGCGAAAGAGATTTGGCAGCACCCGCCACCATCTCAACGAAGGGAACACCACCCGGCCCGTTTGCGCCTGATACACAATCTATCCCTTCGGCCTCAGTACCTCCTATTGAGGTACGCACTCTGGCGGATGAAGATTGGCTGGAGGACGTCGCACTGGAACTCCCTGCAAGTCCTGAAGCTGATGCTGCCAGTTCTCCGGTAGCTGAGAGGGGTGCTCACGTCAAGGAGGAGGTACCGGCAGTTTCCCGGGAGATTGCTGATCCCGTCGGTCCAGCCGGTTTCTTTCGGCGCCTTTATGCCGGGCTTGTGGATGCGGGGGTCATTGCATTCGCCTGCCTGCCCTTTGTCTCTTGTGTTGAGCTGGCGCAAGGAAATCTGACTGATTGGAGGGTCCTCGCTCTTCTCGGGATCGTAGCAGCACTGGTGGGATTCATTTATCTCAGCTTGCTGCTGACGATGGGGGGACGTACCGTCGGGATGGCTGTGGCCGGACTGCTGGTCCTTGATGCCCGTACGATGGATCTCCCCTCATTCTTTCAAGTAGTGCTTCGCATGGTGGGATTACTTCTGGGGATCGCTTCGTTCGGTATCGGGCTGTTGTGGGCGATTGTTGATCGTGAGCGACGGACGTTTTCCGATCTCTTCTCTCGAACGGTCGTTCGACGCGTTTCAGAATCCGTCTATGACAGTCAACAGGTCCGTGCTCCCTGGCTCTATCGGCCGGGACGGCGATGACCTTCGGACGGACTACCGGTTGTAATACCGACGATTGAAGGTGACATGTCGCGGGAGGGTTCGTTGGGGTAATGACACCAATTGCGGATTGTGGAGGGGTGGATTTTGGATCTACAGGTTCCGATCCCGTAACCAGTAATGGGCAATTCATGAGGGTTTTTTAAAAGCCCGTTGGTATGGCATCCCCCGCTAATGGGCGAGCGAACCGTCATCCCTGGGCTCCCTGAAGGTCCCGTTAGTTTTACCCCTCTGACACCCAGGGGAGAGAGTATTTCCCCTGCTCGCTCAGGTCACGGATTGAAAGAGTCTGGGGCGGATGGACCCATCATAGGTCCATCCCCCCTGTTCAGAGAATTGTGCCACTTCCAGGCTGACGAAGGATGGGTCTCCAGCGACCGGGGCTGTAATAGAATTCTTGCTGCCATCGCATTTGATCCTGAAGCAGGTCGAGCTCTCGCCGGAATTCGTCCCGAAGCCGATCCATCTGTTCCCGATACTCACGCATCCACTGCCAGTACGATCGGAGCGCATCTTCGGCGAAGGTACCATGCCGTTCGGGAGGGAACCGAAACGTGTAGATTTCTTCTTCGGTTGCCGGAGATCGCGGGCGTGAGCTCGAGCGCCTTTCCAGGCGCACAGTGACGCTCTGTTGCTGCTTATTCCGGACGATCGTGAGCGTAACCTCTCCCTCACGCTGGGAGAGTTCGCGCGTCAGAGTGTACGGAGACGTGATCTCCTTCCCATCGAGGGCAGTAATTACGT
It includes:
- a CDS encoding RDD family protein, with translation MAAPATISTKGTPPGPFAPDTQSIPSASVPPIEVRTLADEDWLEDVALELPASPEADAASSPVAERGAHVKEEVPAVSREIADPVGPAGFFRRLYAGLVDAGVIAFACLPFVSCVELAQGNLTDWRVLALLGIVAALVGFIYLSLLLTMGGRTVGMAVAGLLVLDARTMDLPSFFQVVLRMVGLLLGIASFGIGLLWAIVDRERRTFSDLFSRTVVRRVSESVYDSQQVRAPWLYRPGRR